A region of Deltaproteobacteria bacterium DNA encodes the following proteins:
- the xerD gene encoding site-specific tyrosine recombinase XerD: MNDLIDEYLNFLAVEKGVSHLTLEAYSRDLNRYVSFIRSCGIKTIMDITADDVILYLAQVKKDGLNAKSANRGMAAVRGFYKFLLREKKIDTSPVANIEMAKVWTRLPDTLSQEEMNLLLAQPGLVTPAAIRDTAMMELMYATGIRVSEIISLTINNINWQVGYLVVMGKGKKERIVPIGKSAYDCLYEYVNKTRPLFVKGRATNIIFLNRSGEGLTRQGFWKVVRKYVVKAGLKKNVHPHTFRHSFASHLLEGGADLRSVQIMLGHADISTTQIYTHITRERLKHIHKKYHPRG, translated from the coding sequence AGGGGTTTCACACCTTACGTTAGAAGCCTATAGCCGTGATTTGAATAGATACGTTAGCTTCATCCGGAGTTGCGGCATAAAGACCATTATGGACATTACCGCTGATGATGTCATATTGTATTTGGCTCAGGTTAAAAAGGACGGGCTCAACGCGAAATCTGCGAACAGGGGAATGGCAGCCGTCAGGGGGTTCTATAAGTTTCTCCTCCGTGAGAAGAAAATTGACACAAGCCCTGTGGCAAATATAGAAATGGCGAAAGTATGGACGCGTCTCCCCGATACGTTAAGCCAGGAGGAAATGAACCTGCTTCTGGCTCAACCTGGTTTGGTAACTCCTGCTGCCATTCGGGATACTGCAATGATGGAACTTATGTATGCAACAGGGATTCGGGTATCGGAAATCATTTCATTGACCATAAATAATATTAACTGGCAGGTAGGCTATCTGGTCGTTATGGGTAAGGGTAAAAAGGAACGGATTGTTCCAATAGGAAAATCGGCTTATGATTGTCTATATGAATATGTCAATAAGACCCGGCCGTTATTTGTGAAAGGGCGCGCAACGAATATAATCTTTCTCAATAGATCGGGTGAAGGATTGACACGTCAGGGTTTCTGGAAGGTTGTGAGAAAGTATGTGGTCAAAGCGGGTCTCAAAAAAAATGTCCATCCCCATACCTTCAGGCACTCTTTTGCATCCCATCTACTCGAAGGGGGGGCAGATCTACGCTCGGTTCAGATCATGCTCGGGCATGCAGATATATCAACGACACAGATTTACACACATATTACTCGCGAAAGATTGAAGCATATTCATAAGAAATACCATCCAAGAGGGTAA
- the rapZ gene encoding RNase adapter RapZ — protein sequence MKNLRVVIITGLSGSGKSTALRSLEDIGFFCVDNLPVILLPRFLKIQFNDSKVITKVAMVMDLREKSFLEKYTRIFTKLKSMGYKLEILFLDSSDDALLHRFSETRRVHPISVKGSVMEGINLEREKLAPLKQMADKVIDTTSYNVHQLKDVVQRHFISSSASQRMIIHVTSFGYRYGVPADADIVLDVRFLANPYFVEELKYYNGHHQDVRDYVLESDESKIFIQKLFDMMAFLIPLYEKEGKARLNIALGCTGGRHRSVVMANQIGSYFSDKNYIVTINHRDINKG from the coding sequence ATGAAAAACCTACGTGTCGTGATCATTACAGGACTTTCTGGATCAGGCAAGAGTACAGCACTCCGGTCACTGGAGGATATCGGCTTTTTTTGTGTCGACAACTTGCCTGTTATTCTCCTCCCAAGATTTCTCAAGATTCAGTTTAATGACTCGAAGGTAATTACAAAAGTTGCGATGGTTATGGATTTGAGGGAAAAAAGTTTCCTCGAAAAATATACAAGGATTTTTACCAAGCTAAAAAGCATGGGGTACAAATTAGAGATACTATTTCTTGATTCAAGTGATGATGCGCTCTTACATCGGTTCAGTGAAACAAGAAGAGTGCACCCCATATCGGTGAAGGGTTCTGTCATGGAAGGTATCAATCTGGAGAGGGAGAAGCTAGCCCCATTGAAACAAATGGCGGATAAAGTCATCGATACCACCTCATACAATGTTCATCAGTTAAAAGACGTTGTTCAAAGGCATTTTATTTCTTCATCTGCAAGTCAAAGGATGATCATTCATGTGACATCATTCGGATATCGTTATGGAGTGCCTGCTGATGCGGATATCGTACTTGATGTCAGATTTCTTGCCAATCCCTATTTTGTTGAAGAACTAAAATACTATAATGGCCACCATCAAGATGTTCGTGACTATGTTCTTGAATCTGACGAAAGCAAGATATTTATTCAAAAGCTTTTTGATATGATGGCATTTCTCATCCCCCTTTATGAGAAGGAGGGAAAGGCGAGGCTCAATATAGCCCTGGGATGTACAGGTGGCAGGCATCGATCAGTCGTCATGGCAAATCAAATTGGCTCTTATTTTTCAGATAAAAATTATATAGTGACGATTAATCACAGAGACATTAATAAAGGTTAA
- a CDS encoding HAD-IIIA family hydrolase: protein MIEKMKTIRLLVLDVDGVMTDGKIIMNDMGREIKNFDVKDGHGIKILMKCGIDVILLTGRRSAVVEHRAQDIGIEEVYQGIFNKLEKFEEILQNKSFNYENIAFVGDDIVDIPLLKRVGFSVAVADATEDVKKCVDYITKKAGGDGAVREVCELILQAQGKWIDVAGRYEFL, encoded by the coding sequence TTGATTGAGAAGATGAAGACTATCCGTCTCCTGGTTCTGGATGTTGATGGCGTCATGACGGATGGAAAAATAATCATGAACGATATGGGGCGTGAAATCAAAAATTTTGATGTGAAAGATGGGCACGGGATCAAGATACTGATGAAATGCGGTATCGATGTTATCCTTCTGACAGGAAGGCGGTCAGCCGTAGTTGAACATCGTGCACAGGATATCGGTATTGAGGAGGTTTATCAGGGTATTTTCAACAAGCTTGAAAAGTTCGAGGAGATTCTCCAAAACAAGTCTTTCAATTACGAAAATATAGCTTTTGTGGGGGACGATATAGTGGATATCCCTTTATTAAAAAGAGTTGGTTTCTCTGTTGCCGTCGCTGATGCTACTGAAGACGTAAAGAAATGCGTTGATTATATTACGAAAAAAGCAGGCGGGGATGGTGCTGTCAGAGAAGTCTGTGAGCTTATCCTCCAGGCACAGGGAAAATGGATTGATGTGGCGGGGAGGTATGAGTTCCTGTAA
- the lptC gene encoding LPS export ABC transporter periplasmic protein LptC: MKFKKRIVVITGVIILVISVAAIVLVMESRKSSPIPLLNIMSDKVDLQVKNINYTDVGDSGLKWEIKADSAKYIKSENLAMFDRVRVKLLMSDGKTIVMTGDKGTLNTNTKDMEITGNVEVVSDRGDRLTTDILKYSGSERRIYSEVAVTMENARMQVRGMGMSLSLEDKDVALLSRVRANVK; encoded by the coding sequence ATGAAATTTAAAAAAAGGATAGTTGTTATCACCGGTGTAATTATCCTCGTCATTTCAGTAGCAGCCATCGTGCTGGTTATGGAAAGCAGAAAATCTTCCCCAATCCCGCTCCTTAATATTATGTCGGACAAAGTTGATCTCCAGGTTAAGAATATCAACTATACGGATGTAGGAGATTCTGGTTTAAAATGGGAGATCAAAGCGGATAGTGCCAAATATATTAAAAGTGAAAACCTTGCCATGTTTGATCGGGTCAGGGTTAAACTTCTCATGTCAGATGGGAAGACTATTGTTATGACAGGGGACAAAGGTACATTAAACACGAACACGAAAGATATGGAAATTACCGGAAACGTGGAAGTCGTCTCCGACAGGGGTGATCGTCTGACTACGGATATCCTGAAATACTCGGGTTCAGAACGGCGAATTTATAGTGAAGTTGCCGTTACAATGGAAAACGCCCGTATGCAGGTCAGAGGGATGGGGATGTCACTTTCGTTAGAAGATAAGGATGTTGCTTTATTATCCAGAGTGAGAGCCAATGTTAAATGA
- the raiA gene encoding ribosome-associated translation inhibitor RaiA: MKISVTFRNTEGENWHKEYIDQKLKKLEKYMDNPVEARVVISVEKFRNAAEVNLMTNGQNINAKEEAKDMYLAIDNAIEKIERQLKKRKERIRGHKTNAAKGEEITSEEAYFDDMDEIQETRIVEMRKVVLKPMSIEDALMEIDSSKNRFVVYRDSSTETVSIIYVRDDGKYALIETSS; the protein is encoded by the coding sequence ATGAAGATTTCTGTAACCTTCAGGAATACGGAAGGAGAAAACTGGCATAAGGAATATATCGATCAAAAGCTAAAAAAACTTGAAAAATATATGGATAATCCGGTTGAGGCGCGTGTGGTTATTTCCGTAGAGAAGTTCAGGAATGCGGCTGAAGTAAATTTAATGACGAATGGTCAGAATATAAATGCCAAAGAAGAAGCCAAGGATATGTATCTCGCAATCGATAATGCAATTGAAAAGATCGAACGTCAACTCAAGAAGCGTAAAGAAAGAATAAGGGGTCATAAAACCAATGCTGCAAAGGGAGAAGAAATTACCTCTGAAGAGGCGTATTTCGATGATATGGATGAAATACAGGAAACAAGAATAGTAGAAATGAGAAAAGTGGTGTTGAAACCTATGTCTATCGAAGATGCCCTTATGGAGATTGATTCATCAAAAAATCGGTTTGTTGTTTACAGAGATTCTTCGACAGAAACCGTCAGCATCATATATGTCCGCGATGACGGAAAATACGCGCTTATCGAGACAAGTAGCTAA
- a CDS encoding PTS sugar transporter subunit IIA, whose protein sequence is MKIMDIFSKEHIIDGLQSKTQRDVLKELSGVFLQGEIKFSHEDTVNTLLEREKLGSTGIGDGIAIPHGKLADIDDLIVSFGRSREGVEFNAMDGKPAHIFFLLLAPENTTGRHLKALAKISKMLKDNTFRKKLMEAKSKDEIYMIISDKDDAC, encoded by the coding sequence ATGAAAATCATGGATATTTTCAGTAAAGAACATATCATCGATGGACTGCAATCAAAAACCCAAAGGGATGTTCTTAAAGAATTGTCGGGTGTATTTCTGCAGGGTGAAATAAAATTTAGTCATGAAGACACGGTAAACACTTTACTCGAAAGGGAAAAGTTAGGAAGTACCGGTATAGGAGACGGAATTGCCATACCCCACGGCAAATTAGCTGATATTGATGATTTGATCGTCTCGTTTGGGAGAAGCAGGGAAGGTGTAGAGTTCAATGCCATGGACGGTAAACCGGCCCACATTTTCTTTTTATTATTGGCGCCGGAAAACACAACCGGCCGGCATCTGAAAGCACTTGCTAAAATATCAAAAATGCTCAAGGACAACACGTTCAGAAAAAAGCTCATGGAAGCTAAATCGAAAGATGAGATATATATGATAATTTCAGACAAGGATGATGCATGTTGA
- the rpoN gene encoding RNA polymerase factor sigma-54: MAFELKQNLKLTQQLIMTPQLQQAIKLLQLSRLELVDTISQEMEENPLLEEALTEEYTENEAVPESDAVEIADREEIKTIERTEEITGEGDGKEEFDWNSYLEDYGPTGVRYDRKEDEAPSWDNMMMVKPSLTNHLMWQLKLSRFTDAEMRIGEQIIGNLDGNGYLMASLEEIATQEGVEENFVESVLEKIQEFDPPGIAARDIKECLLIQAKILGVLTPLIEKLIKEHLKDLETKNYNNIAKKMKVSLSEILRAVVVISSMDPKPGRIYSEERIDTITPDVYVFKAGDEYKIVLNDDGLPKLRISNFYKEIMSGINTDPDAEVSKKYIREKMQSATWLIKSIQQRHRTIYKVTESILKLQRDFFDQGIDYLKPLVLRDIADDVEMHESTISRVVTNKYMHTPRGIFELKYFFSSRIQKTSGDAIASKSVKEEIKKIVGSEDPKKPYSDSDIVNLLKKSGISIARRTVAKYREMMGVLPSSKRKKYF; encoded by the coding sequence ATGGCGTTTGAACTCAAACAAAACCTTAAATTGACACAACAACTGATTATGACGCCTCAGTTGCAGCAGGCGATAAAGCTTTTACAACTGTCGAGGTTGGAGCTGGTTGATACAATAAGCCAAGAAATGGAGGAAAATCCGCTCCTTGAAGAGGCATTGACAGAAGAATACACAGAAAATGAGGCCGTTCCGGAAAGCGATGCCGTCGAAATAGCTGATCGGGAAGAAATCAAGACGATTGAGCGTACTGAGGAGATTACGGGAGAGGGGGACGGTAAGGAGGAGTTTGACTGGAATAGCTATCTTGAGGACTATGGCCCGACAGGAGTCAGGTATGATCGTAAGGAGGATGAAGCGCCTTCATGGGATAATATGATGATGGTAAAACCATCTCTGACGAATCATCTGATGTGGCAACTCAAACTATCCCGTTTTACAGACGCTGAGATGAGAATTGGTGAACAGATAATCGGAAACCTCGATGGTAATGGATATTTGATGGCTTCTCTTGAGGAAATTGCCACGCAGGAGGGAGTTGAGGAAAATTTTGTTGAAAGCGTATTAGAGAAAATTCAGGAATTTGATCCACCGGGTATTGCAGCGAGGGACATTAAAGAATGTCTTTTAATTCAGGCAAAAATTCTCGGGGTGTTAACCCCCCTGATTGAGAAGCTTATCAAAGAACACCTTAAGGATCTCGAAACGAAAAATTATAACAACATAGCGAAAAAAATGAAAGTATCCCTGTCTGAGATATTGCGGGCTGTCGTTGTAATAAGCAGCATGGATCCAAAACCCGGGCGTATCTACAGCGAGGAGAGAATAGATACTATTACGCCGGATGTATATGTTTTCAAGGCAGGGGACGAATATAAAATTGTTCTGAATGACGATGGGTTGCCGAAGCTCAGAATCAGTAATTTTTATAAGGAGATTATGAGCGGCATCAACACGGATCCTGATGCTGAAGTCAGTAAGAAATATATTAGGGAAAAGATGCAATCAGCTACATGGTTGATCAAGAGCATACAGCAGAGGCATAGAACAATATACAAAGTAACGGAAAGTATCTTAAAATTGCAGAGAGACTTTTTTGATCAAGGAATTGATTACTTAAAACCACTGGTGCTTAGGGATATTGCCGATGATGTAGAAATGCATGAGTCAACCATAAGCAGGGTCGTGACAAACAAGTACATGCATACGCCGAGGGGTATATTCGAACTGAAATACTTCTTCAGTAGCAGAATACAGAAGACGAGCGGTGATGCTATTGCATCGAAGAGCGTTAAAGAAGAAATAAAGAAGATCGTCGGTAGTGAAGATCCGAAGAAACCATACAGTGACAGCGACATCGTTAATCTTCTCAAAAAATCAGGTATATCTATTGCGAGAAGAACCGTTGCAAAGTACAGAGAAATGATGGGTGTTCTCCCGTCTTCCAAAAGGAAAAAGTATTTTTGA
- a CDS encoding tetratricopeptide repeat protein — protein MKNNFLKRIGERFKRKSKRFIIAGSIASVAVILVVAGITINYLYFEKIYEYPVSPVRLKSAFSFVFLGHKPAFYYLDMEKNGKDYRLRKGDIFDVTYRDEFVVKDISTDVIFGRGVTLDVEGVGGQEDFRVMLRGIDLVDKIIMTNGKSMETASVDAGSITVKYRDEIIASLPMRVVIMPQDWLRYAKNTENQLTQIEYLKRAIAMNKNDTGVRKMLAAIYHRSGMIDKAIAQYNNVLALNPDDTAALTELLKCYISTKENSKAIKTGMKLLKMNPQNAAAFANIAYAYSNTGAWEKAIVNYKEALRLNPDDIPVRFKLGEAYEKTKDLKNAIEQFRLILTKARETEHVKIALASVYLKAGNYDDSIRLYKEVIAKEPRNAAAYANLGLAYSGKGQWKEEVENYKKAISLNPKDIVVRFNLAVAYEKRNQDKESSQEYHIVLKMNPGDPETVARLADIEFKNKRYSESVKLYEKIAKSSPRKASIYANLGFAYGELKKLKQSSENYEKAIKYGIKDPQIHYNLAYTYDKLGRKKEAIQEYEKYALSHPTMDILDILADYYMKEKRYENAIRIYKKMTALNPKRASAYSSLGYIYNLKNDIDREIEYYKKSLRYDAEDDNVYLNLGAAYEKKGMYGDALKAYTAAYELNPDSGIAAKKIPALKIKILQQKHRES, from the coding sequence ATGAAGAATAACTTTCTAAAAAGAATTGGGGAAAGGTTTAAAAGGAAGAGTAAACGTTTCATTATTGCAGGAAGTATAGCCTCGGTGGCAGTGATACTTGTTGTTGCCGGAATCACGATCAATTACCTCTATTTTGAGAAAATATATGAGTATCCTGTAAGTCCAGTAAGATTAAAAAGCGCTTTTTCATTTGTCTTTCTTGGACATAAACCGGCATTTTATTATCTGGATATGGAAAAAAACGGAAAAGACTACAGGCTGAGAAAGGGCGATATATTTGATGTTACTTACCGTGATGAGTTTGTAGTGAAGGACATTTCTACGGATGTTATTTTCGGTCGAGGAGTAACCTTAGATGTTGAAGGTGTAGGTGGGCAGGAGGATTTCAGGGTAATGCTTCGAGGTATCGATTTGGTTGATAAAATTATCATGACCAATGGGAAAAGCATGGAGACGGCGAGTGTTGATGCCGGTAGCATTACCGTGAAGTATCGTGATGAAATCATTGCATCCCTTCCTATGAGAGTCGTTATTATGCCCCAGGATTGGCTGAGATATGCAAAAAATACGGAGAATCAGCTCACACAGATCGAGTATCTCAAACGGGCTATCGCAATGAATAAGAATGATACAGGTGTCCGCAAGATGCTTGCGGCGATTTATCATAGATCAGGTATGATAGATAAAGCGATTGCTCAATATAATAATGTACTTGCACTGAATCCCGATGATACCGCAGCTTTGACTGAGCTTTTAAAGTGTTATATAAGCACTAAAGAAAATAGTAAAGCAATCAAGACGGGCATGAAGCTGCTTAAAATGAATCCTCAAAATGCCGCTGCCTTTGCCAATATTGCATATGCTTACAGCAACACCGGTGCATGGGAAAAGGCTATTGTCAACTATAAGGAGGCGCTGAGGTTGAACCCGGATGATATCCCGGTGCGCTTCAAATTAGGGGAAGCATATGAAAAAACGAAGGACCTAAAAAATGCAATTGAGCAGTTCAGGCTTATCTTGACAAAGGCACGGGAAACTGAGCATGTTAAAATCGCCTTAGCCAGCGTTTACCTTAAAGCCGGAAACTATGATGATTCTATAAGATTGTATAAAGAAGTTATTGCAAAAGAGCCACGGAATGCCGCGGCTTATGCAAACTTGGGCCTTGCCTATAGTGGGAAGGGACAGTGGAAAGAAGAAGTGGAAAATTATAAGAAGGCAATATCTTTAAATCCTAAAGATATTGTTGTTCGCTTTAATCTTGCTGTTGCCTATGAAAAGAGAAACCAGGACAAGGAATCGTCTCAGGAGTACCACATTGTACTAAAAATGAATCCGGGTGATCCTGAAACCGTTGCGAGATTGGCAGACATCGAATTTAAGAATAAACGGTACAGTGAGTCAGTCAAGCTTTATGAGAAAATTGCGAAATCTTCACCCAGAAAGGCATCCATCTATGCTAATCTTGGTTTTGCTTACGGAGAACTTAAGAAATTAAAGCAGTCATCCGAAAACTATGAGAAAGCAATTAAATATGGGATAAAAGATCCCCAGATTCACTATAACCTCGCCTATACGTATGATAAGCTTGGCAGGAAGAAAGAGGCAATTCAGGAATATGAGAAATATGCTTTGTCTCATCCCACCATGGATATTTTGGATATTCTTGCGGACTACTATATGAAGGAAAAGCGCTATGAAAATGCCATCAGAATCTATAAAAAAATGACCGCCCTTAATCCTAAAAGGGCATCCGCATACTCAAGCCTTGGATATATCTACAATCTCAAGAATGATATCGATAGGGAAATCGAATACTACAAAAAATCATTACGGTATGATGCCGAGGATGATAACGTTTATCTTAATCTGGGAGCGGCATACGAAAAGAAGGGGATGTACGGGGATGCGCTCAAGGCATATACAGCCGCCTATGAGTTGAATCCTGATTCCGGAATAGCGGCTAAGAAAATTCCTGCATTAAAAATTAAAATATTGCAGCAGAAACATCGGGAATCATAG
- the lptA gene encoding lipopolysaccharide transport periplasmic protein LptA: protein MNKPIQIMRGFFGRDFDMRNKRIIPLLLIFLCFSYLGAKEGDPKRKPKVDKNQPIQIVSDRLDAYNEKKLVVFSGNAVATQGDKIIKSDRLLLYYKKDPRVPEKVGAKDVGNTGDLERIEAKGHVTITQGERVVTGEDAIFYQDSQQIIMTGNAVMREGRNVIRGDRIVVFLNEDRGIVESIEKSRVKAIIYPEEKKDKKK, encoded by the coding sequence ATGAATAAACCTATTCAAATTATGCGGGGCTTCTTCGGCCGTGACTTTGATATGAGAAACAAGAGAATTATTCCTTTACTATTGATCTTCTTATGTTTCTCATATTTAGGAGCGAAGGAAGGTGATCCGAAGAGGAAACCCAAAGTAGACAAAAATCAACCAATACAGATTGTCTCTGATCGTCTGGATGCGTACAATGAAAAAAAACTGGTAGTATTTTCGGGCAATGCAGTTGCCACGCAGGGCGATAAAATTATAAAATCGGACCGTCTCCTTTTGTATTATAAGAAAGATCCGCGAGTGCCAGAAAAGGTTGGTGCTAAAGATGTCGGTAACACGGGAGATTTGGAAAGAATTGAAGCCAAGGGGCATGTTACGATAACGCAAGGTGAACGGGTTGTGACGGGAGAAGATGCCATTTTCTATCAGGATTCACAACAGATTATTATGACAGGCAATGCCGTGATGCGTGAAGGAAGAAACGTCATCCGGGGCGACAGGATAGTAGTCTTTCTTAATGAAGACAGAGGCATAGTTGAAAGTATTGAAAAAAGCAGAGTTAAAGCTATAATATATCCCGAGGAGAAGAAAGACAAAAAAAAATGA
- the lptB gene encoding LPS export ABC transporter ATP-binding protein — protein MGKLSAKGLVKIYGSRVVVNKVDLEINPGEVVGLLGPNGAGKTTTFYIIVGLIWPDEGGISLNGEDVSQCPMYIRARKGLNYLPQEPSIFRKLSVEDNIMAILETLDIDEKERKRRLEELLGELDISHLAKARAYSLSGGERRRVEITRALVTSPKYILLDEPFAGIDPLAVQDIQRIIFKLKSKGIGVVISDHNVRETLSVCDRAYIVNEGTILVEGVPDMIANCEIARKIYLGEDFYL, from the coding sequence ATGGGAAAACTGTCAGCGAAGGGATTGGTGAAAATTTATGGGAGCAGGGTCGTCGTTAACAAGGTTGATTTGGAAATCAATCCCGGAGAGGTTGTAGGTCTTTTAGGGCCCAATGGAGCGGGTAAAACTACTACGTTTTATATAATCGTCGGTTTGATATGGCCCGATGAAGGCGGAATTTCTTTAAACGGAGAAGACGTCAGTCAATGCCCCATGTATATCCGGGCAAGAAAAGGATTGAACTACCTGCCTCAGGAGCCTTCAATATTCAGAAAGCTGAGCGTGGAAGACAACATAATGGCAATTCTCGAGACGTTGGATATAGATGAAAAAGAGAGAAAAAGACGACTGGAAGAGCTACTTGGAGAGCTTGATATTTCCCATCTGGCAAAAGCGCGAGCGTATTCTTTGTCAGGCGGGGAAAGACGGCGGGTTGAAATAACAAGGGCTCTCGTCACATCTCCTAAATATATTCTCCTTGATGAACCGTTTGCAGGGATTGACCCACTTGCCGTTCAAGATATTCAAAGAATCATATTTAAACTGAAATCAAAAGGGATCGGTGTTGTCATATCCGATCACAATGTCAGAGAAACGCTTTCCGTATGTGACAGGGCCTATATCGTCAATGAAGGTACTATTCTGGTGGAAGGGGTTCCTGATATGATAGCCAATTGTGAAATTGCGAGAAAGATTTATTTAGGAGAGGATTTTTACCTCTAA
- the kdsA gene encoding 3-deoxy-8-phosphooctulonate synthase produces MMRQIKLNDMVIGGGAPFVLIAGPCVIEDEKTTRETALFLKNITGQLKLPFIFKASYDKANRTSVDSFRGPGLTKGLQILADIKKDLGIHVLSDVHRFEEIERASEVLDVLQVPAFLCRQTDFVIEVARKARIVNIKKGQFLAPWDVENILVKASSTGNENLMITERGATFGYNNLVADFRAIPILREMGYPVIFDATHSVQLPGGMGTSSGGQNKMVPYLSRAAVAVGIDGLFLEVHPKPEYAKCDGPNSIRLDMLYNFLRTLMEIDRIIKEEMNMDVKRGITC; encoded by the coding sequence ATGATGAGGCAGATTAAACTGAATGATATGGTTATCGGGGGCGGAGCCCCCTTTGTTCTCATTGCCGGTCCATGTGTCATTGAGGACGAAAAGACAACGAGAGAAACTGCGCTTTTTCTCAAAAACATCACCGGGCAGTTGAAATTACCGTTCATATTTAAAGCGTCATATGACAAAGCAAACCGGACATCTGTGGATTCCTTCAGGGGCCCCGGCCTTACTAAAGGACTTCAGATTTTGGCCGATATCAAAAAAGATTTAGGTATTCACGTCCTCTCTGATGTACACCGCTTTGAGGAAATTGAACGCGCTTCTGAAGTTCTTGATGTGCTACAGGTGCCCGCCTTTCTCTGTCGACAGACCGATTTTGTCATTGAGGTGGCAAGAAAAGCAAGGATTGTCAATATCAAGAAGGGTCAGTTTCTTGCTCCGTGGGACGTTGAAAATATACTTGTCAAGGCATCTTCAACGGGGAATGAAAATTTAATGATAACGGAAAGGGGGGCGACTTTTGGGTATAATAATCTTGTGGCTGATTTTCGTGCAATCCCTATATTGAGAGAAATGGGCTATCCGGTGATATTCGATGCTACGCACAGTGTTCAGCTCCCCGGAGGGATGGGCACATCTTCCGGAGGTCAGAACAAAATGGTACCCTACCTTTCGCGGGCAGCCGTTGCAGTCGGAATAGACGGCCTCTTTTTGGAAGTGCACCCGAAGCCTGAATACGCCAAGTGCGATGGCCCCAATTCAATACGCCTCGATATGCTTTATAACTTCCTTCGTACACTTATGGAGATTGATAGAATAATCAAAGAAGAGATGAATATGGATGTAAAGAGAGGGATAACGTGCTGA